In a single window of the Hippocampus zosterae strain Florida chromosome 6, ASM2543408v3, whole genome shotgun sequence genome:
- the ankrd34bb gene encoding ankyrin repeat domain 34Bb codes for MDESTEVRTDCNSLLKAVYLSRLRLTRLLLEGGAYVNESNENGETPLMVACKTRHSDTQSVPKHKMVQYLLENGADPNIQDKSGKTALIHACLGQDGTEVLSLLMSSGADPTLEDHSGLSALVYAVNSGNRGVLKILLDACKAKGKEVIIITTTKLPSGHQKTKQYLNVLPPSDLEEQPHCAPTCPSPFDIRRRCPSPFIVPNVDKRLHLQRLHSQQWVKNAPLLLPKNQTSLLAEEQVHLPPEEVSSLRGLNFHHQPPAVSRHHSMDMKDGLLKALDNMSGNDNKGEGVRGFARKMSYDSAASAKHSTSHPNLHQENNLPFPHESNPADEDTSDGLCQLNISSLQNVIHRRNIGVDHYSSDSQLPQFSNKDKRIKGLDRPKLTNSRSSTLSGSRESLDSFVQKRIAAGLERRGSGALLQDHISSTRPGYLPPLNMHAPIPDIGGNSVTVCPLTTTSKTFNTISKGSKPVLACAPIFSQVMKASPMLWRRHSMQSEQIKQLSNFEEKLDH; via the exons ATGGATGAGTCAACAGAGGTACGAACAGATTGCAATTCTCTGCTGAAGGCCGTCTATCTGAGTCGCCTGCGTCTGACTCGGCTGCTTCTGGAGGGAGGGGCTTATGTCAACGAGAGCAATGAAAATGGCGAGACACCACTCATGGTGGCTTGCAAGACACGTCACTCTGATACGCAGAGTGTGCCCAAACACAAAATGGTCCA ATACCTCCTGGAAAACGGTGCCGATCCAAACATTCAAGACAAGAGTGGGAAAACTGCTTTGATCCATGCGTGCCTTGGACAGGATGGGACTGAAGTCCTGTCCCTCCTGATGAGCAGCGGTGCAGATCCAACTCTGGAGGACCACTCCGGTTTGTCCGCGCTCGTTTATGCCGTTAATTCAGGTAACAGGGGAGTCCTCAAGATCCTCCTGGATGCTTGTAAAGCTAAAGGAAAGgaggtcatcatcatcaccaccaccaagcTACCATCAGGCCATCAGAAAACAAAGCAGTACCTAAATGTCCTTCCACcctccgacctggaggagcaacCGCATTGCGCACCAACCTGCCCGTCTCCTTTTGACATCCGACGACGATGTCCTAGTCCATTCATTGTTCCCAATGTGGACAAGCGTCTTCATCTCCAGAGATTACACTCACAGCAATGGGTGAAAAATGCGCCCCTGCTTCTTCCGAAGAACCAGACCTCGTTGCTGGCAGAGGAGCAAGTACATTTGCCACCGGAGGAGGTCTCATCTTTAAGAGgcctcaacttccatcatcagcCTCCGGCTGTTTCGCGCCACCATAGCATGGACATGAAAGATGGACTCCTGAAAGCACTGGACAACATGTCGGGGAATGACAACAAAGGGGAAGGTGTCAGAGGCTTTGCTCGAAAGATGTCCTATGACAGTGCTGCAAGCGCAAAGCATTCCACTTCGCACCCTAACTTGCATCAAGAAAATAATCTCCCGTTTCCCCATGAATCCAATCCTgccgatgaagatacatccgATGGTCTCTGCCAGTTAAATATTTCCAGTCTGCAAAACGTTATTCATCGCCGTAACATTGGCGTGGACCATTACAGTTCAGATTCTCAGTTGCCGCAGTTTAGCAACAAAGACAAAAGGATAAAGGGATTGGACAGGCCCAAGCTGACAAACAGCAGGTCCTCCACTCTTTCAGGATCCAGAGAGTCTCTGGAtagttttgtccaaaaacgaaTCGCCGCTGGCCTCGAACGAAGAGGCTCGGGGGCCCTTCTTCAGGATCACATCTCCTCCACTCGGCCAGGCTATCTCCCCCCTCTGAACATGCATGCTCCCATTCCAGATATCGGTGGAAACTCTGTCACTGTGTGCCCACTGACTACAACTAGCAAAACATTTAATACTATTTCCAAAGGATCGAAGCCTGTTTTGGCCTGTGCGCCTATTTTCTCACAGGTCATGAAAGCCAGTCCAATGCTTTGGAGGCGCCACTCCATGCAGAGTGAGCAGATTAAGCAGCTGTCCAACTTTGAGGAAAAACTGGACCACTAA
- the fam151b gene encoding protein FAM151B isoform X3: MIEADIIVRGHDPKEPIMGHPPDTDSDITLKEWLECVKLHDKGIKLDFKSLEAVSISMAPLKEVLAQMTSPVWINADILPGPGSQTKPLEPHAFLAAVKTLPTNIVLSLGWTTKWTAGIDNPGYNWEMVHEMQDICQSLEHLVTFPVRAALLAQSVSELTWLLQQSDRYSLTVWTGQKDKLKVEDLLPYRTCFDVNRICYDLPEALRTELTKTLQR; the protein is encoded by the exons ATGATTGAGGCTGACATAATCGTAAGAGGCCATGACCCTAAGGAGCCAATCATGGGCCACCCTCCTGACACTGACAGTGACATAACACTGAAGGAATGGCTTGAATGTGTCAAGTTGCATGACAAGGGGATCAAACTCGACTTCAAGAG CCTAGAGGCGGTGTCTATTTCTATGGCCCCGTTGAAAGAAGTGCTGGCTCAAATGACCTCTCCTGTGTGGATCAATGCTGACATCCTTCCTGGACCTGGAAGTCAGACCAAACCATTGGAGCCTCACGCATTCCTGGCTGCTGTAAAGACTCTTCCCACTAACATTGTACTCTCCCTTGGCTGGACCACAAAATGGACTGCAGGGATTGATAATCCAG GTTACAATTGGGAAATGGTGCATGAGATGCAGGACATATGTCAAAGCCTGGAACATCTTGTCACCTTCCCAGTACGGGCGGCCCTTTTGGCCCAGTCTGTCTCTGAGCTCACATGGCTGCTGCAACAGTCGGACAG GTATTCTCTAACAGTGTGGACTGGCCAGAAGGATAAATTAAAAGTGGAGGACCTGCTGCCTTACAGAACATGTTTTGATGTCAACAGGATCTGCTATGACCTACCAGAAGCCCTAAGGACAGAGCTGACAAAGACTTTACAAAGATGA